The Solenopsis invicta isolate M01_SB chromosome 12, UNIL_Sinv_3.0, whole genome shotgun sequence genome window below encodes:
- the LOC105196436 gene encoding uncharacterized protein LOC105196436 isoform X1: protein MSLKKLEVYVNNELWQFDVSDTEFQAAITGNEKVIKFLVARESERRSMAVINKDFQESRESADTGTANEVNKELQEPGESADICMANEIKKDSFVWPDQAVLLFLETYREKESEFALGLKRHNKIWLEIANEMKKANYNVNATQCQNKMSGLKRTYKNISDSNKKSGNHSSSWAFYSIMESIFGEKAWIVPASIASSDGLIVSGSSSSLSEKTETDEPRLKKRRVESILESFITEMKENKQKDREDREKQRLEKIAEKENRRQQINQEQWTMHKERIQIQQSLIEILSKIAERKSPKALSMAMRVDDKQ, encoded by the exons atgtctttaaaaaaattagaagtttATGTGAATAACGAATTATGGCAGTTTGATGTATCCGATACAGAATTCCAGGCGGCAATAACTGGCA ATGAGAAAGTCATCAAGTTTTTGGTGGCCCGAGAAAGTGAGAGGCGAAGTATGGCGGTAATCAATAAAGATTTTCAAGAATCAAGGGAGTCTGCAGACACAGGTACGGCAAACGAAGTCAATAAAGAATTACAAGAACCAGGGGAGTCTGCAGACATATGTATGGCAAACGAAATCAAGAAGGACTCATTTGTTTGGCCAGATCAGgcagttcttttatttttggagACCTACCGAGAGAAGGAATCTGAGTTTGCTTTGGGTTTGAAACGTCACAACAAAATATGGCTGGAAATTGCTAACGAAATGAAGAAGgcaaattataatgttaatgcTACTCAATGCCAAAACAAGATGTCTGGACTAAAAagaacgtataaaaatataagtgacAGCAACAAAAAATCAGGTAATCATTCAAGTTCCTGGGCTTTTTACTCTATTATGGAGTCAATATTTGGAGAAAAGGCCTGGATAGTACCTGCATCAATAGCCAGTAGCGATGGTCTAATAGTCTCAGGCTCATCCTCCAGTTTATCAGAAAAAACAGAAACAGATGAACCAAGATTAAAGAAAAGGCGAGTGGAATCAATTTTGGAATCATTTATCacagaaatgaaagaaaataagcAGAAGGACAGGGAGGATAGAGAAAAACAGAGACTTGAAAAAATAGCAGAAAAGGAAAATAGACGACAGCAGATTAATCAAGAGCAATGGACAATGCACAAAGAGAGAATACAAATCCAGCAATCTCTGATTGAAATACTGTCTAAAATTGCTGAACGCAA AAGTCCAAAGGCTCTTTCAATGGCCATGCGAGTAGATGATAAGCAATAA
- the LOC105197269 gene encoding ras suppressor protein 1, with protein sequence MNQTAPVSCIPAGKMSKTKKVLDEAREIQNPELDLADKSIATFEEMPGLLNMINVTRLTLSHNKIQAVPPGLANLVNLEILNLFNNHIVELPISLSQMPKLRILNVGMNRLDVLPRGFGAFPVLEVLDLTYNNLSEKNLPGNFFMMETLRALYLADNDFEYLPPEIGQLKNLQILVLRENDLIELPKEIGELIRLRELHIQGNRLTVLPPEIGNLDLVSNKAVFRMEFNPWVTPIGDQLQVGISHVMDYIRSETYRYVYNRHQSAKGPPPAIENDKSKKISRAR encoded by the exons ATGAATCAGACCGCGCCAGTGTCGTGCATTCCTGCGGGGAAGATGTCGAAGACGAAGAAAGTGCTGGACGAGGCCCGGGAGATCCAGAATCCCGAGCTGGATCTCGCGGACAAGAGTATCGCAACGTTCGAAGAGATGCCGGGATTGC TAaatatgattaacgtaacgagaCTGACTCTAAGTCACAATAAAATTCAAG CGGTGCCACCGGGTCTCGCCAATCTAGTCAACCTAGAGATACTGAATCTCTTCAACAATCATATCGTCGAGCTACCTATATCTCTATCGCAAATGCCGAAGTTGAGGATTCTGAACGTAGG AATGAACCGGTTGGACGTGCTTCCTCGCGGCTTCGGTGCGTTTCCGGTCCTCGAAGTGTTGGACTTGACGTACAACAATCTCAGCGAAAAGAATCTACCTGGGAACTTCTTCATGATGG AGACCCTAAGAGCGCTCTATCTCGCCGACAACGATTTTGAGTACCTGCCACCTGAAATCGGCCAGTTGAAAAATCTTCAAATT CTCGTATTGAGGGAAAACGATCTGATTGAATTACCGAAAGAGATCGGTGAGCTGATACGTCTTAGAGAACTCCATATTCAGGGAAATCGTTTGACAGTGTTGCCTCCCGAAATAG gGAACTTAGATTTGGTGAGTAACAAAGCGGTATTCCGAATGGAATTCAATCCGTGGGTTACTCCGATTGGCGATCAGCTGCAAGTGGGCATATCTCACGTCATGGACTACATTCGCTCAGAGACGTATCGATA CGTTTACAATCGACATCAAAGTGCCAAAGGCCCGCCACCTGCCATCGAGAACGATAAAAGCAAGAAAATTTCACGCGCTCGTTAA
- the LOC105196681 gene encoding tubulin alpha-1 chain, translating to MREVLSIHIGQGGVQMGNACWELYCLEHGIQPDGMLPSQTCGTTDEGFQTFFSETGGGKYVPRAVFIDLEPTVIDEVRTGTYHQLFHPEQLISGKEDAANNYARGFYSLGKEIIDLVLDRIRKIADMCAGLQGFLIFHAFGGGTGSGFASLLMDRLSMDYGKKAKLEFAIYPSPQISTAVVEPYNAILTTHTTLENSDCAFLVDNEAIYDICRRNLDIERPTYTNLNRLIGQIVSSITASLRFDGALNIDLTEFQTNLVPYPRIHFPLATYAPIVSIEKAYHEQLTVMELTSACFEPAMQMVKCDPRRGKYMACCLLYRGDVVPKDVNASIATIKTKRTIQFVDWCPTGFKVGINYQPPTVVPGGDLAKVQRAMAMLANTTAIAEAWRRLNRKFDLMFSKRAFVHWYVGENMDENEFNEAREDLAALEKDYHEVATDTLDIGGEEV from the exons Atg CGCGAAGTACTTTCGATCCACATCGGCCAAGGCGGCGTGCAGATGGGCAACGCCTGCTGGGAGCTTTATTGCTTGGAGCACGGCATACAACCCGACGGCATGTTGCCATCACAGACCTGCGGTACGACCGACGAGGGCTTCCAGACTTTCTTCAGTGAAACGGGTGGTGGAAAATATGTACCTAGAGCTGTTTTTATTGATCTCGAACCCACGGTGATAG ATGAGGTGCGTACGGGAACGTATCATCAGCTGTTCCATCCCGAACAACTAATCTCTGGCAAGGAAGACGCTGCAAACAATTACGCACGTGGTTTCTACTCTCTGGGCAAAGAGATCATTGACCTTGTATTAGACAGAATACGCAAAATAGCCGACATGTGTGCTGGTCTTCAGGGCTTTCTCATCTTCCATGCATTCGGCGGCGGCACCGGATCCGGCTTCGCTAGTCTGCTGATGGACCGATTGTCCATGGATTACGGCAAGAAGGCGAAGCTAGAGTTCGCCATATATCCGTCACCGCAGATCTCCACAGCGGTCGTTGAACCCTATAACGCGATCCTGACGACCCATACCACATTGGAGAACTCCGACTGCGCATTCCTCGTCGACAACGAGGCGATCTACGATATTTGCCGACGCAATTTGGATATCGAGCGACCGACTTATACGAATTTAAACCGATTGATCGGCCAGATTGTCTCCTCGATCACGGCTTCCCTGAGGTTCGACGGCGCTCTCAATATCGACCTTACCGAGTTCCAGACGAATCTTGTACCCTATCCAAGGATACACTTCCCTCTAGCGACTTATGCGCCCATCGTATCCATCGAAAAGGCCTACCACGAACAGCTCACCGTAATGGAGCTTACCTCGGCCTGCTTCGAGCCGGCCATGCAGATGGTCAAGTGTGACCCGCGACGGGGCAAATACATGGCCTGCTGCTTGCTCTACAGAGGTGATGTGGTACCGAAAGATGTCAATGCCTCCATCGCGACCATCAAGACCAAGAGAACGATACAGTTCGTTGATTGGTGTCCGACGGGTTTCAAG GTAGGAATCAATTACCAACCGCCAACCGTAGTGCCGGGCGGAGATCTGGCAAAGGTGCAGAGAGCTATGGCCATGTTGGCGAATACCACGGCGATCGCGGAAGCATGGAGACGATTAAACCGAAAATTTGATCTTATGTTCAGCAAACGCGCTTTCGTTCATTG GTATGTCGGCGAAAACATGGACGAGAACGAATTTAACGAAGCCAGGGAAGATCTGGCCGCGTTAGAGAAAGATTATCACGAAGTCGCCACAGATACCCTGGACATCGGCGGCGAAGAAGTTTAA
- the LOC105196436 gene encoding uncharacterized protein LOC105196436 isoform X2: MSLKKLEVYVNNELWQFDVSDTEFQAAITGNEKVIKFLVARESERRSMAVINKDFQESRESADTGTANEVNKELQEPGESADICMANEIKKDSFVWPDQAVLLFLETYREKESEFALGLKRHNKIWLEIANEMKKANYNVNATQCQNKMSGLKRTYKNISDSNKKSGNHSSSWAFYSIMESIFGEKAWIVPASIASSDGLIVSGSSSSLSEKTETDEPRLKKRRVESILESFITEMKENKQKDREDREKQRLEKIAEKENRRQQINQEQWTMHKERIQIQQSLIEILSKIAERNCD, from the exons atgtctttaaaaaaattagaagtttATGTGAATAACGAATTATGGCAGTTTGATGTATCCGATACAGAATTCCAGGCGGCAATAACTGGCA ATGAGAAAGTCATCAAGTTTTTGGTGGCCCGAGAAAGTGAGAGGCGAAGTATGGCGGTAATCAATAAAGATTTTCAAGAATCAAGGGAGTCTGCAGACACAGGTACGGCAAACGAAGTCAATAAAGAATTACAAGAACCAGGGGAGTCTGCAGACATATGTATGGCAAACGAAATCAAGAAGGACTCATTTGTTTGGCCAGATCAGgcagttcttttatttttggagACCTACCGAGAGAAGGAATCTGAGTTTGCTTTGGGTTTGAAACGTCACAACAAAATATGGCTGGAAATTGCTAACGAAATGAAGAAGgcaaattataatgttaatgcTACTCAATGCCAAAACAAGATGTCTGGACTAAAAagaacgtataaaaatataagtgacAGCAACAAAAAATCAGGTAATCATTCAAGTTCCTGGGCTTTTTACTCTATTATGGAGTCAATATTTGGAGAAAAGGCCTGGATAGTACCTGCATCAATAGCCAGTAGCGATGGTCTAATAGTCTCAGGCTCATCCTCCAGTTTATCAGAAAAAACAGAAACAGATGAACCAAGATTAAAGAAAAGGCGAGTGGAATCAATTTTGGAATCATTTATCacagaaatgaaagaaaataagcAGAAGGACAGGGAGGATAGAGAAAAACAGAGACTTGAAAAAATAGCAGAAAAGGAAAATAGACGACAGCAGATTAATCAAGAGCAATGGACAATGCACAAAGAGAGAATACAAATCCAGCAATCTCTGATTGAAATACTGTCTAAAATTGCTGAACGCAA TTGTGATTAA